One window of Oncorhynchus masou masou isolate Uvic2021 chromosome 28, UVic_Omas_1.1, whole genome shotgun sequence genomic DNA carries:
- the LOC135518601 gene encoding 5-hydroxytryptamine receptor 4-like: protein MATESHPPEHSVDDVVNMEHVLNSLERVILTIFLSIIIIMTVLGNLLVMVALCKDRHLRKKKTNYFIVSLAFADLLVAVVVMPFAAIELTTGQWRYGEIFCLVRTSLDVFLTTASILHLCCIALDRYYAICCQPLVYRTKMTPVRVALMLGGCWVIASFISFLPIMQSWHAIGIEDIIEERKFSSSSNSNNKTNCVFVVNRPHALICSAVAFYVPLGLMVLAYQRIYITAMGHARQIGTLQRAGSAHYSAPPHHYLSSEQQGSSRMRIETKAAKTLAVIMGCFCLCWAPFFITNVVDPFIHYSVPWQMWTAWLWLGYINSGLNPFLYAFLNRAFRRAFLMVLCCGGERYVHQGSYGPTRRYSGSVNGTSVALR from the exons ATGGCCACAGAATCCCACCCACCTGAACA TTCAGTCGATGACGTGGTAAACATGGAGCATGTACTGAACTCACTGGAGAGGGTCATTCTCACCATCTTCCTCTCCATCATAATCATCATGACTGTTCTGGGAAACCTGCTGGTGATGGTGGCGCTCTGCAAGGACAGACATCTTCG GAAAAAGAAGACCAACTACTTCATAGTGTCGTTGGCGTTTGCAGACCTCCTGGTTGCTGTGGTTGTCATGCCATTTGCAGCCATTGAGCTGACCACAGGTCAGTGGAGGTATGGGGAGATCTTCTGTCTGGTCAGGACCTCGTTGGATGTGTTTCTGACCACTGCATCTATCCTACACCTGTGCTGCATAGCACTAGACAG GTACTATGCGATCTGCTGCCAGCCGCTGGTGTACAGGACTAAGATGACTCCCGTCAGAGTGGCCCTAATGCTGGGGGGATGCTGGGTCATCGCCTCCTTCATCTCCTTCCTTCCCATCATGCAAAGCTGGCATGCCATCGGCATCGAGGACATT ATTGAGGAGAGGAagttcagcagcagcagcaacagcaacaacaagACCAACTGTGTATTCGTGGTGAATCGTCCGCATGCTCTCATCTGCTCCGCCGTGGCCTTCTACGTTCCCCTGGGCCTCATGGTGCTGGCCTACCAGCGCATCTACATCACCGCCATGGGCCACGCGCGGCAGATCGGCACGCTGCAGCGGGCAGGCTCCGCCCACTACTCGGCGCCCCCCCATCACTACCTCAGCTCCGAGCAGCAGGGCTCCAGTCGCATGCGCATAGAGACCAAAGCTGCCAAGACCCTGGCTGTCATCATGGGCTGCTTCTGTCTCTGCTGGGCCCCGTTCTTCATTACCAACGTGGTGGACCCCTTCATCCACTACAGTGTGCCCTGGCAGATGTGGACCGCCTGGCTCTGGCTTGGCTATATTAACTCTGGCCTTAACCCCTTTCTCTACGCCTTCCTGAACAGGGCCTTCAGACGGGCCTTCCTCATGGTACTGTGTTGTGGTGGTGAGAGATACGTACACCAGGGGAGCTATGGCCCCACCAGACGCTACTCTGGATCTGTCAATGGGACCTCCGTCGCACTCAGGTAA